Proteins from one Chanodichthys erythropterus isolate Z2021 chromosome 15, ASM2448905v1, whole genome shotgun sequence genomic window:
- the LOC137037743 gene encoding patr class I histocompatibility antigen, B-2 alpha chain-like: MFQIISFTNIFFIYVVTFWLMFHSCLSNAHQVKHFLHYKFTVLTKADTSPEFSAVIVADGRRIKHFSDEEKVWILTEDQTEPPKDPPDSRKWFIRQIRTLTNCTNSQCSELHVLQRIIGCELEKLPDGTVNLTVFDEYGFDGEDFISFNSDTMKWIDKNPKAKETKVKWDHQTGRNQFIKYFLKNCIDWISTFNDINKSSPDVRVSVRKAPDDDSNLVLTCLATGFYPRDVQMNIRLYRINLEDQTSSGIRPNDDETFQMRISVKINRNHKGSYYCLVIHSSLRKPVSVKWDGKCSECETDQTWIVIVGIATALVFAVIIIMFVIMCVTVTDCCIYERKKRNNRGEYYEDRNTQSSSPHTGR; the protein is encoded by the exons ATGTTTCAAATTATCTCGTTtacaaacattttctttataTATGTAGTAACGTTTTGGTTAATGTTTCACTCCTGTCTAAGCAATGCTCATCAAG TGAAACACTTCCTCCACTACAAGTTTACAGTCCTGACCAAAGCAGACACATCCCCAGAGTTCAGTGCTGTGATTGTTGCTGATGGAAGACGGATCAAACACTTCAGTGATGAAGAAAAAGTCTGGATTCTGACTGAAGATCAAACTGAACCTCCTAAAGATCCACCTGATTCTAGAAAATGGTTCATACGTCAGATCAGGACTCTGACAAACTGCACAAACTCACAGTGTTCTG AGCTTCATGTTCTTCAGAGAATAATTGGCTGTGAACTGGAGAAACTTCCTGATGGAACAGTGAATCTGACTGTCTTTGATGAATATGGATTTGATGGAGAGGATTTTATATCCTTTAATTCTGACACTATGAAGTGGATTGATAAAAACCCCAAAGCCAAAGAAACCAAAGTGAAATGGGATCATCAAACAGGACGAAACCAGTTCATCAAGTATTTCCTCAAGAACTGCATTGACTGGATCTCAACATTTAATGACATTAATAAGA GTTCTCCAGATGTTCGTGTCTCTGTGAGGAAAGCTCCTGATGATGACAGTAATCTGGTTCTGACGTGTCTGGCCACTGGTTTCTACCCCAGAGATGTTCAGATGAACATTAGATTGTACAGAATTAATCTTGAGGATCAAACATCTTCAGGAATCAGACCAAATGATGATGAAACCTTTCAGATGAGAATCAGTGTGAAGATCAACAGAAACCACAAAGGATCTTATTACTGTCTGGTCATTCACAGCAGTCTGAGAAAACCAGTTTCAGTAAAATGGg ATGGAAAATGTTCTGAGTGTGAAACGGATCAGACATGGATTGTTATAGTAGGAATAGCAACAGCTCTAGTTTTTGCTGTGATTATTATCATGTTTGTGATTATGTGTGTAACTGTGACTGATTGCTGCATCTACGAAAGGAAAA AGAGAAATAACAGAGGAGAATATTATGaagacagaaacacacaatcatcttCTCCACACACAG GCAGATGA